One genomic segment of Brevibacillus laterosporus LMG 15441 includes these proteins:
- the cotE gene encoding outer spore coat protein CotE, which produces MSGPDKDLQCRELIAKAVCGRGHRFSQTTHTITPTQTPTTILGCWIINNNFSAEKVLESVVISGTYDVNLWYSYEDNTQTEVKKEEVKYTLDVPLSYFDKNCRGDLEIICQCIEQPKCVRAEICGNAVNVRVEQEYSVEVVGETKVCVVICHNCEDKDSFSHDFDDSTEEYDQFDSSSLLDDLD; this is translated from the coding sequence ATGTCTGGTCCTGATAAAGATTTGCAGTGTCGAGAATTGATTGCCAAGGCTGTCTGCGGTAGAGGACATAGATTCTCGCAAACGACACATACGATCACACCTACTCAGACACCGACTACTATCCTAGGATGCTGGATTATAAACAATAACTTTTCAGCAGAGAAAGTGTTAGAATCGGTCGTTATCAGTGGAACGTATGATGTCAATCTCTGGTATTCTTATGAGGATAATACTCAAACAGAAGTCAAAAAAGAAGAAGTAAAGTACACGTTAGATGTTCCTCTTTCTTATTTTGACAAAAATTGCCGCGGTGATTTAGAAATCATTTGCCAGTGCATTGAACAACCAAAATGCGTCAGAGCAGAAATTTGCGGTAATGCAGTTAATGTAAGAGTTGAACAGGAGTATTCTGTTGAAGTTGTTGGAGAAACGAAGGTGTGTGTTGTAATTTGTCACAACTGTGAGGATAAAGATTCCTTCTCGCATGACTTTGATGACTCAACCGAAGAGTATGATCAATTCGACTCATCGAGTTTACTAGATGATTTAGATTAA